The following coding sequences are from one Triticum aestivum cultivar Chinese Spring chromosome 5A, IWGSC CS RefSeq v2.1, whole genome shotgun sequence window:
- the LOC123101962 gene encoding probable periplasmic serine endoprotease DegP-like, with amino-acid sequence MSRAVRVRGDELETERGARAKKRSLAVDRSTSSRSPGDLAVRSSHSHPEILFAIFEPDEAQSGATQGRVCDVAESATEESSDPPSSPIYEPYIPDELAADPVVRSAFKHAMAKYEAEEDRLADLFTMDHYWHQPSSCLHTDSRFLPIRELARDAVLLAAKSVILLSSFLENQLLNKCCGLWFQRDGQRKTALVLTSAHLIRKDDIHKWKRQWTGEYHKNAKVIVHLLDNKTTQGQLIYLQEHYEFAIYEVQVDKPVHLPTFNDGVHSGQDVFRLGRDADLDIKITHGNLAYDIPSRYERCHYMYFLRDASSLKLLHDDGGPIIDLEGKVVGLVNNQINETFVPSSILHKCFDFWRRFNCMPRLHLGMTFSPIKFLDPICIERMTRKHKIDSGLIVEQVSKESHAEKIGIRKGDVIESFNGKHISTTIELESMLIDLCWDHFDQRKKLNAEKDVSVKIFDATKLCPRTRNLTAIVSDCGEDIVKGAYPIMGEEAMSVL; translated from the exons ATGTCGAGGGCCGTCAGGGTCCGCGGCGACGAGCTGGAGACGGAGCGGGGAGCAAGGGCGAAGAAGCGAAGCCTGGCAGTGGATCGCTCGACGAGCTCTAGATCTCCCGGCGACCTAGCTGTTCGGAGTTCCCATTCCCACCCAGAGATACTGTTCGCGATCTTCGAGCCCGACGAAGCTCAATCCGGAGCAACACAAG GTCGTGTGTGCGATGTGGCCGAGTCCGCGACGGAGGAATCCTCCGATCCACCCAGCTCACCGATCTACGAACCCTACATTCCTGACGAACTAGCCGCAGATCCAGTCGTACGCTCCGCCTTCAAGCATGCCATGGCTAAGTACGAGGCAGAAGAAG ATCGTCTAGCTGACCTGTTCACTATGGATCACTACTGGCACCAACCATCTTCCTGCTTGCACACTGACAGTCGTTTCCTTCCCATCCGTGAACTCGCAAGAGATGCAGTACTTTTAGCTGCTAAATCAGTCATCTTGCTCTCATCTTTTCTCG AGAACCAACTGCTGAATAAATGCTGTGGCTTGTGGTTTCAAAGGGACGGCCAGAGAAAAACAGCCCTTGTTTTGACGTCTGCCCATCTAATTCGTAAAGATGATATCCACAAGTGGAAGCGGCAATGGACAGGCGAATATCATAAGAATGCTAAG GTCATTGTTCATTTGCTGGATAACAAAACTACACAAGGCCAGCTCATCTATCTTCAAGAGCATTATGAATTTGCTATTTATGAAGTTCAAGTGGACAAACCAGTTCATCTACCCACTTTTAATGACGGTGTGCATTCTGGTCAAGATGTTTTCCGCCTTGGAAGAGATGCAGATTTGGATATAAAGATAACACATGGTAATTTGGCCTATGACATTCCATCTCGGTATGAGAGATGCCATTACATGTATTTTCTTCGTGATGCATCTAGTCTCAAACTG TTACATGATGATGGAGGGCCCATCATTGACTTAGAAGGAAAAGTTGTGGGTCTAGTTAACAATCAAATCAATGAGACGTTTGTACCTTCGTCAATATTGCATAAGTGCTTCGATTTTTGGAGGAGGTTCAA TTGCATGCCTCGCCTCCATCTTGGAATGACATTTAGTCCAATCAAGTTTTTAGATCCTATTTGTATTGAGAGGATGACTCGTAAGCATAAGATCGACTCTGGTCTTATTGTTGAGCAG GTGTCAAAAGAATCACATGCTGAGAAAATTGGAATTCGCAAGGGTGATGTCATTGAAAGTTTTAATGGAAAGCACATTTCTACTACAATTGAG TTGGAAAGCATGTTGATAGACTTATGTTGGGATCATTTTGATCAAAGAAAGAAATTGAATGCTGAAAAAGATGTTTCG GTGAAAATATTTGATGCTACTAAACTTTGTCCGAGAACTAGAAACTTGACTGCAATTGTATCGGATTGTGGAGAGGACATTGTAAAAG